The following are encoded together in the Flavobacterium haoranii genome:
- a CDS encoding BlaI/MecI/CopY family transcriptional regulator, with the protein MQKLTNKEEEIMQILWKLKKAFVKDILEEISEDKPHYNTLSTIVRNLEEKGYVGYTAYGKTHQYYPLVTIEEYRKKYMNTAISNYFNNSYKNLVSFFAEEEKISAEELREILELIDKKK; encoded by the coding sequence ATGCAAAAGCTTACCAATAAAGAAGAAGAAATTATGCAAATTTTATGGAAGTTAAAGAAAGCTTTCGTAAAAGACATACTGGAAGAAATTTCTGAAGACAAACCGCATTACAATACACTTTCTACTATTGTTCGCAATCTTGAAGAAAAAGGATATGTAGGTTATACTGCCTATGGGAAAACACATCAATATTATCCGCTTGTTACTATTGAAGAATATAGAAAGAAATATATGAATACTGCTATTTCAAACTATTTCAATAATTCCTATAAAAATTTGGTTTCGTTCTTTGCTGAAGAAGAAAAAATTTCCGCTGAAGAATTACGTGAAATCTTAGAATTAATAGATAAAAAGAAATGA
- a CDS encoding T9SS type A sorting domain-containing protein, with protein MSPNLSHPSNNSLLVNNTNSSILTTSFLYDISTAIGASGNAGVVFVNNEFWVSAWASNNIHLLDSSGAFSSTFQVAGLTGTRSMTTDGTYVYCGTAGSTIYRVNPVTKVVVNTIAVSSSVTARFCTYDPTLDGGNGGFWIANFNTDIASISMTGTQLSLIPAATHGLTGMYGAAVYNNNGNHYLFVYHQGGANNDQITVLNLTTGLQTGDTYDFFVNDSQPAGSTSSLAGGMFLSSSVVSGQDTLIGVSQATPNNLLFGMNLDTVLATDSFKSSNFVVYPNPATDYLSFSTKNNVKIKQLRVVDVLGQLVIDKPNFTHSKIDISNLNSGIYFVSLFDENNQSQTIKVIKK; from the coding sequence GTGTCACCAAATCTATCACATCCTTCGAATAATAGTTTACTAGTGAATAACACGAATAGTTCTATTTTAACCACATCTTTTTTATATGATATTTCAACAGCAATTGGAGCTTCTGGAAATGCAGGTGTAGTTTTTGTAAATAATGAGTTTTGGGTTTCTGCATGGGCTTCAAACAATATCCATTTGTTAGATAGTTCAGGAGCTTTTAGTTCAACTTTTCAAGTAGCAGGTTTAACTGGTACACGTTCTATGACGACAGATGGTACCTATGTTTATTGTGGTACCGCTGGTTCAACAATTTATAGAGTAAATCCAGTAACCAAAGTAGTTGTAAACACTATAGCGGTTTCATCATCTGTTACGGCAAGATTTTGTACATATGATCCTACATTAGATGGAGGAAATGGTGGTTTTTGGATTGCAAATTTTAATACAGATATTGCTTCAATCAGTATGACTGGTACACAATTATCTTTAATTCCGGCTGCGACTCACGGTTTAACAGGAATGTATGGAGCAGCAGTTTATAATAATAATGGCAATCATTATTTATTTGTATATCATCAAGGAGGCGCTAATAATGATCAAATAACAGTATTAAATTTAACAACAGGCTTACAAACGGGTGATACTTATGATTTTTTCGTTAATGATTCGCAACCAGCTGGTTCTACAAGTTCATTAGCTGGAGGGATGTTTTTATCGTCTTCTGTAGTCTCGGGTCAAGATACCTTGATAGGTGTTTCACAAGCAACACCCAATAATTTGTTATTTGGTATGAATTTAGATACAGTTTTAGCAACGGATTCGTTTAAATCATCAAATTTTGTGGTATATCCAAATCCAGCAACAGACTATTTATCATTTTCAACTAAAAATAATGTAAAAATAAAACAATTAAGAGTAGTAGATGTTTTAGGACAACTGGTAATAGATAAGCCTAATTTTACACATTCAAAAATTGATATTTCAAATTTGAATTCAGGAATCTATTTTGTATCGCTTTTTGATGAAAATAATCAATCGCAAACTATAAAAGTTATCAAAAAATAA
- a CDS encoding MDR family MFS transporter, whose product MLTKAFHKYIDNFRGFSREIWILTLVTFINRAGTMVLPFLSKYLKEDLGFTYSQVGWIMVSFGCGSMLGSWLGGKLSDKIGFYKIMIFSLFTSGLMFFGLQHITQYESLLVAIFLIMVVADMFRPAMFVSLAAYAKPENRTRALTLVRLAINLGFAAGPALGGLIIMNVGYKGLFWVDGATCIVAILIFWYKVKEKEKSKYQDTEHPGEVLTASVFKDLPFWIFLTQCILIGIIFFQLFTTLPLYHREQFNMTEFKTGLLLTFNGLMIFLMEMPIVSYIEKRQLNKVKIVTIGTFIMSVCMFMLLFNEWEIVLWIMMFLMTFGEMLAFPFSNSFAMSRAPKGHEGRYMAIFTMSYSMAHILSAKTGMENINAFGYQYNWAFMGSLGLIGTALGYWVFILVSKEKRLNK is encoded by the coding sequence ATGCTTACAAAAGCTTTCCATAAATACATCGATAATTTTAGAGGATTTTCTAGAGAAATTTGGATACTTACCCTGGTAACATTTATCAATAGAGCTGGTACAATGGTACTACCCTTTTTATCAAAATACTTAAAAGAAGATTTAGGTTTTACGTATAGTCAAGTCGGTTGGATTATGGTAAGTTTTGGTTGTGGATCTATGCTTGGTTCTTGGCTTGGTGGAAAATTATCCGACAAGATAGGTTTTTACAAAATAATGATTTTCAGTCTATTTACTAGCGGATTAATGTTTTTTGGCTTACAACACATTACACAATATGAATCGTTATTAGTAGCTATATTCTTAATAATGGTTGTTGCAGATATGTTTCGTCCTGCGATGTTTGTTTCGTTAGCTGCATATGCAAAACCCGAAAACAGAACCAGAGCTTTAACTTTAGTTCGATTAGCTATAAACTTAGGCTTTGCAGCCGGACCAGCGCTTGGTGGTTTAATTATTATGAATGTTGGTTACAAAGGACTTTTTTGGGTAGATGGTGCAACTTGTATTGTAGCTATATTAATATTTTGGTACAAAGTAAAAGAAAAAGAAAAATCAAAATATCAAGACACTGAACATCCAGGAGAAGTTTTAACAGCATCAGTTTTTAAAGATTTACCCTTTTGGATATTTCTAACTCAGTGTATATTAATAGGAATTATATTTTTCCAATTATTTACTACGCTCCCACTTTATCATAGAGAACAATTTAATATGACCGAATTTAAAACAGGCTTACTCCTCACCTTTAATGGATTAATGATTTTTTTAATGGAAATGCCAATTGTAAGTTATATAGAAAAGCGACAGTTAAACAAAGTAAAAATTGTTACTATTGGAACCTTTATTATGTCGGTTTGTATGTTTATGCTATTGTTTAATGAATGGGAAATTGTTTTATGGATCATGATGTTTTTAATGACATTTGGCGAAATGTTAGCCTTTCCTTTCTCAAATTCATTTGCAATGAGTCGCGCACCAAAAGGTCACGAAGGACGTTACATGGCAATTTTTACGATGAGTTACAGCATGGCACATATTCTTTCTGCAAAAACAGGAATGGAAAATATTAATGCCTTTGGTTACCAATATAATTGGGCATTCATGGGTAGTTTAGGCTTAATTGGCACCGCATTAGGCTATTGGGTATTTATTTTAGTTTCAAAAGAAAAACGCCTCAACAAATAG
- the rsmD gene encoding 16S rRNA (guanine(966)-N(2))-methyltransferase RsmD — protein MRIISGKYKGRRLIAPKKLPVRPTTDMAKESLFNILNNHFNFSELRILDLFSGTGNISYEFASRGAKPITSVDADFGCINYIKKISTELDFDITTIKSDVFKFLERSNSSYDIIFADPPYHLSQEQFESIITLIFENELLEEDGMLIVEHSKDMKLDHMMHFSFSKHYGGTTFSFFEFEFEEEEDFEEENEEDF, from the coding sequence ATGAGAATTATATCGGGAAAATATAAAGGAAGAAGACTAATTGCTCCAAAAAAATTGCCTGTTCGACCAACAACGGATATGGCGAAAGAATCGCTATTCAATATTTTAAACAATCACTTCAATTTCAGTGAATTACGTATTTTAGATTTGTTTTCTGGAACAGGAAATATTAGTTATGAATTTGCTTCTAGAGGTGCAAAACCCATTACAAGTGTTGATGCCGATTTTGGTTGTATCAATTACATCAAGAAAATTTCTACAGAACTCGATTTTGATATTACAACAATAAAAAGTGATGTTTTTAAATTTTTAGAAAGAAGTAATAGTTCTTACGATATTATTTTTGCCGATCCACCCTATCATTTATCACAAGAACAGTTTGAAAGTATAATTACTTTAATATTTGAGAATGAATTACTAGAAGAAGATGGCATGTTAATTGTCGAACATTCAAAAGATATGAAGTTAGATCACATGATGCATTTTTCATTTTCTAAACATTATGGTGGTACCACTTTTTCGTTCTTCGAATTTGAATTTGAAGAAGAAGAAGATTTTGAAGAAGAAAATGAAGAGGATTTTTAA